A window of Citrus sinensis cultivar Valencia sweet orange chromosome 7, DVS_A1.0, whole genome shotgun sequence contains these coding sequences:
- the LOC102616515 gene encoding uncharacterized protein LOC102616515 produces the protein MKSETLTMVLVNLAGIMERADESLLPGVYKEVGAALRTDPTGLGSLTLFRSIVQSSCYPLAAYLSVHHNRAHVIALGAFLWAAATFLVAISTTFFQVAVSRGLNGIGLAIVTPSIQSLVADSTDESNRGMAFGWLQLTGNFGSIIGGLCSVLIASTSFMGIPGWRIAFHLVGLISVIVGILVHLFAKDPRCSDGKSRAKDQKPHTAFWSEMKDLIKEAKMVINIPSFQIIVAQGVSGSFPWSALSFAPMWLELIGFSHGLTAFLMTLFTIAGSLGGLFGGWMGDTLAKRLPNSGRIILSQISSGSAIPIAAVLLLVLPDDPSTGFMHGLVLVIMGLCISWNAPATNNPIFAEIVPERSRTSIYALDRSFESILASFAPPVVGLLAQNVYGYKPVPKGASNSVELETDRENAASLAKALYTAIGIPMTICCFIYSFLYHTYPRDRERARMDALIESEMQKLEADNAPSSEKYSQRQFSESKELNEKKVTDIDIEHGGEESTDIDDNDKKSLLPHQVTFSNLQH, from the exons ATGAAATCAGAAACTTTAACGATGGTTCTAGTGAATCTTGCAGGAATAATGGAGAGAGCTGATGAGTCATTGCTACCGGGAGTTTACAAAGAGGTTGGTGCTGCTTTGCGTACAGACCCCACAGGCTTGGGCTCACTCACTTTGTTTAGATCCATTGTGCAGTCCTCTTGTTACCCTTTGGCTGCTTACTTGTCTGTGCATCACAACCGTGCCCATGTCATTGCTCTTGGTGCTTTTCTCTGGGCTGCTGCCACCTTTCTTGTTGCCATCTCCACCACTTTTTTTCAG GTGGCAGTCTCAAGAGGTTTGAATGGTATAGGACTTGCCATTGTCACACCATCTATTCAGTCTCTTGTTGCTGATTCAACTGATGAAAGCAACCGCGGTATGGCCTTTGGATGGCTACAACTAACAGGAAACTTTGGCTCCATCATTGGCGGACTATGTTCAGTACTAATAGCTTCAACGTCATTCATGGGAATTCCCGGTTGGAGAATTGCTTTTCATCTGGTAGGACTTATAAGTGTTATAGTTGGCATATTAGTCCATCTATTTGCTAAAGATCCTCGCTGCTCCGATGGTAAGAGTAGAGCTAAAGATCAGAAACCGCATACGGCCTTTTGGTCAGAAATGAAGGACTTAATCAAAGAAGCGAAGATGGTTATAAATATCCCGTCTTTCCAAATAATTGTGGCTCAAGGTGTATCTGGATCATTTCCTTGGTCAGCTTTGTCATTTGCGCCTATGTGGTTAGAACTCATTGGTTTCTCACATGGGTTAACAGCATTTCTCATGACCCTATTTACAATTGCTGGTTCTCTTGGGGGTCTATTTGGTGGATGGATGGGGGATACTCTTGCCAAACGGTTACCAAATTCTGGGAGAATTATTCTCTCTCAAATCAGTTCTGGCTCTGCCATTCCTATAGCAGCTGTTTTGCTATTGGTTTTGCCTGATGATCCATCCACTGGATTCATGCATGGTCTGGTCTTGGTCATCATGGGATTGTGCATATCCTGGAACGCTCCCGCGACAAACAA TCCAATATTTGCAGAAATAGTTCCTGAGAGATCTCGAACTAGCATCTATGCATTGGACAGATCATTCGAGTCCATACTAGCATCATTTGCTCCCCCTGTTGTTGGACTTCTGGCTCAGAATGTTTATGGCTATAAACCAGTTCCCAAAGGAGCATCAAACTCTGTGGAGCTTGAAACAGATAGAGAGAATGCAGCATCACTTGCCAAGGCACTATACACTGCAATTGGCATTCCAATGACTATATGTTGCTTCATCTACTCCTTCCTATATCACACGTACCCAAGAGACCGTGAGAGAGCGAGGATGGATGCATTGATAGAATCTGAAATGCAAAAGTTAGAAGCGGACAACGCTCCTTCATCGGAGAAATACTCTCAACGTCAGTTTTCAGAATCAAAAGAGCttaatgaaaagaaagtaaCTGATATTGACATAGAACAT